A genomic window from Methylorubrum extorquens includes:
- the urtA gene encoding urea ABC transporter substrate-binding protein, translated as MRSRDRNDAHFHLRRRLLLGLAASPLLSALPGRALAQAGAGALAVTDKEVTVGILHSISGTMAMSETGATQGERLAIEQINASGGILGRQVKVIQEDGASDWPTFAEKARKLVVNDHCAAVFGCVTSASRKAVLPVFEQYNGLLYYPTYYEGLEQSKNVIYTGQEATQQTLAALDWVTKEKGAKSFFMVGSDYIWPRTTNKIATRHITNVTKGTIVGEEYFPLGHTQFNSVINKIKLKKPDVIFATIVGGSNVAFYKQIKAAGIDLKKQTLVTVSVTEDDVDGIGGENIADAYSCMKYFQSLKNPANEAFVAAFKKRWGDKTVIGDVTQAAYLSPLLWKMAVEKAGTFEVDKVIAASPGIEMKDAPEGSVKIHENHHLWAKTRVAKALPSGQFDVVYESPELIEPNPFPKGYQ; from the coding sequence ATGCGCTCGCGTGACCGAAACGACGCCCACTTCCATCTCCGCCGCCGGCTTCTCCTCGGCCTGGCCGCCTCCCCGCTGCTGAGTGCCCTGCCCGGACGCGCGCTCGCGCAGGCCGGCGCGGGCGCGCTCGCCGTCACCGACAAGGAGGTGACCGTCGGCATCCTGCACTCGATCAGCGGCACCATGGCGATGTCCGAGACCGGGGCGACCCAGGGCGAGAGGCTTGCCATCGAACAGATCAATGCGAGCGGCGGCATCCTCGGCCGCCAGGTCAAGGTGATCCAAGAGGACGGCGCCTCCGATTGGCCGACCTTCGCCGAGAAGGCGCGCAAGCTCGTCGTCAACGACCATTGCGCGGCGGTGTTCGGCTGCGTGACCTCGGCCTCGCGCAAGGCCGTGCTGCCGGTCTTCGAGCAGTATAACGGGCTCCTGTACTACCCGACCTATTACGAGGGCCTGGAGCAATCCAAGAACGTCATCTACACCGGCCAGGAGGCAACCCAGCAGACGCTCGCCGCCCTCGATTGGGTAACGAAGGAGAAGGGCGCTAAATCCTTCTTCATGGTCGGTTCGGACTATATCTGGCCGCGCACCACCAACAAGATCGCCACCAGGCACATCACCAATGTGACCAAGGGCACCATCGTCGGCGAAGAATACTTCCCCCTCGGCCACACGCAGTTCAATTCGGTCATCAACAAGATCAAGCTCAAGAAGCCGGACGTGATCTTCGCCACCATCGTCGGCGGCTCGAACGTGGCGTTCTACAAGCAGATCAAGGCCGCCGGCATCGACCTCAAGAAGCAGACTCTGGTCACGGTCTCCGTCACCGAGGACGACGTCGACGGCATCGGCGGCGAGAACATCGCCGACGCCTATTCCTGCATGAAGTACTTCCAGTCACTGAAGAACCCGGCCAACGAGGCTTTCGTCGCCGCCTTCAAGAAGCGCTGGGGCGACAAGACCGTCATCGGCGACGTGACCCAGGCGGCCTATCTCAGCCCGCTCCTGTGGAAGATGGCGGTCGAGAAGGCCGGCACCTTCGAGGTCGACAAGGTGATCGCCGCCTCACCCGGTATCGAGATGAAGGATGCGCCGGAGGGCTCCGTGAAGATCCACGAGAACCATCACCTCTGGGCCAAGACCCGCGTCGCCAAGGCCCTGCCGAGCGGCCAGTTCGACGTGGTCTACGAGAGCCCCGAACTGATCGAGCCGAACCCGTTCCCGAAGGGGTATCAGTAG
- a CDS encoding TonB-dependent siderophore receptor, with translation MLAALLCAGLTVPEARAQESVTLEELAVEGESRSRGVGNGAPDGRTAAAGTIGLIGPTPGYRVDRAVSSTKTDTPQRDVPQIVTVAPREVITDLAATRVDRVFNYTPGVAQQNNFGGLSVFSYAIRGVTTSEIYKNGFPLNRGTPPPPDAQNVERVEVLKGPGGGLFGRSDPGGLVNIITKQPTVERFVEMGGLWDSFGQFRGTVDTGGALNEEGTLAYRFNLAAGRQGSFRDFVDSDRLLVAPVLSWQITPDTRITVETEFLRNRIVFDRGVIALNGRLGLLPISRFLGEPGQSTYQTNNTMQVRVDHRFNADWQMRLATHFNTGTLEGESAEIRAIAADNRTVSRDRNVRDYRWDTAIGQAEVVGRFDTAGIGHTMLLGFERESTDSRVLYLRSNFRTSPYAIDIYDPRYGQPLPPITIPRNNLERITNTALYAQDQIVLTPEWKALLGVRFDFFEQSFRERIPRSQVDQTYFAATPRAGLVYQPLPELSLYANVGTSFRPNIGPDAAAVAASGPFAPETGIGYEVGAKLDLYGGALALTGTAFRIDRENVLTPEANGSGSSVAVGGVRSQGFELTAAGQITPEIKLLAGYVYAEAVVTEDPTLRVGTPLINVPRHSGSLLAVHEVQAGPWKGLGLGGGVRGVGERAADAVNSFSLPAYIAVDALAYYRYENFRFGLNIENVFDTEYYESSLNRFRVYPGAPRRFTGTMTVRF, from the coding sequence ATGCTCGCCGCGCTGCTCTGCGCCGGCCTGACCGTCCCGGAGGCGCGGGCGCAGGAATCGGTCACCCTGGAGGAGCTTGCGGTCGAAGGCGAAAGCCGGAGCCGGGGCGTCGGCAACGGCGCGCCCGATGGGCGGACGGCGGCGGCCGGCACGATCGGCCTGATCGGGCCGACGCCGGGCTACCGCGTCGACCGCGCGGTGAGCAGCACCAAGACCGATACGCCCCAGCGCGACGTGCCCCAAATCGTCACGGTCGCCCCGCGCGAGGTCATCACGGATCTCGCCGCCACCCGTGTCGATCGGGTCTTCAACTATACGCCGGGCGTGGCGCAGCAGAACAATTTCGGCGGCCTGTCCGTGTTCAGCTACGCCATCCGCGGCGTCACCACCTCCGAGATCTACAAGAACGGCTTTCCGCTCAACCGCGGCACGCCGCCCCCGCCCGACGCCCAGAACGTCGAGCGCGTCGAGGTGCTCAAAGGCCCCGGCGGCGGGCTGTTCGGGCGCAGCGATCCGGGCGGGCTCGTCAACATCATCACCAAGCAGCCAACCGTCGAGCGCTTCGTCGAGATGGGCGGGTTGTGGGACTCGTTCGGGCAGTTCCGCGGCACGGTCGATACCGGCGGCGCGCTGAACGAGGAGGGCACGCTCGCCTACCGCTTCAACCTCGCCGCCGGCCGCCAGGGCAGCTTCCGCGATTTCGTCGACAGCGACCGGCTGCTCGTCGCGCCCGTCCTGAGCTGGCAGATCACCCCGGACACGCGGATCACCGTCGAGACGGAGTTTCTGCGCAACCGCATCGTGTTCGACCGCGGCGTCATCGCCCTCAACGGGCGGCTTGGGCTCTTGCCGATCTCGCGGTTCCTCGGCGAGCCGGGCCAGAGCACCTATCAGACCAACAACACGATGCAGGTCCGCGTCGATCACCGCTTCAACGCCGATTGGCAGATGCGGCTCGCCACCCACTTCAACACCGGCACGCTGGAGGGCGAATCCGCCGAGATCCGCGCGATCGCGGCCGACAACCGCACCGTCTCGCGCGACCGCAACGTGCGCGATTACCGCTGGGACACGGCGATCGGCCAAGCCGAGGTGGTCGGGCGCTTCGACACCGCCGGCATCGGCCACACCATGCTGCTCGGCTTCGAGCGCGAGAGCACCGATAGCCGCGTGCTCTACCTGCGCTCGAACTTCCGCACGAGCCCCTACGCCATCGACATCTACGATCCGCGCTACGGCCAGCCGCTGCCGCCGATCACCATCCCACGCAACAACCTCGAACGGATCACCAACACCGCCCTCTACGCGCAGGACCAGATCGTCCTCACGCCCGAATGGAAGGCGCTGCTCGGCGTACGCTTCGACTTCTTCGAGCAGTCGTTCCGCGAGCGCATTCCGCGCTCCCAGGTCGATCAGACCTATTTCGCGGCAACCCCGCGGGCCGGCCTCGTCTACCAGCCGCTGCCCGAACTCTCCCTCTACGCCAATGTCGGCACGAGCTTCCGGCCCAATATCGGTCCCGATGCCGCCGCCGTCGCCGCCTCCGGGCCGTTCGCGCCGGAGACCGGCATCGGCTACGAGGTCGGGGCCAAGCTCGACCTCTATGGCGGTGCTCTGGCGCTCACCGGCACGGCCTTCCGGATCGACCGGGAGAACGTGTTGACGCCGGAAGCCAACGGAAGCGGCTCCTCCGTGGCGGTCGGCGGAGTGCGCAGCCAGGGCTTCGAGCTGACCGCTGCCGGCCAGATCACGCCGGAGATCAAGCTGCTGGCGGGCTACGTCTATGCGGAGGCCGTGGTCACCGAAGATCCGACCCTGCGGGTCGGCACGCCGCTCATCAACGTCCCGCGCCATTCGGGCAGCCTGCTCGCGGTCCACGAGGTGCAGGCCGGCCCGTGGAAGGGGCTCGGGCTCGGCGGCGGCGTGCGCGGCGTCGGCGAGCGGGCGGCGGACGCCGTCAACAGCTTCTCCCTGCCGGCCTACATCGCGGTCGATGCGCTCGCCTATTACCGCTACGAGAATTTCCGCTTCGGGTTGAACATCGAGAACGTGTTCGACACCGAGTATTACGAGAGTTCCCTGAACCGCTTCCGGGTCTATCCCGGCGCGCCCCGGCGCTTCACCGGAACGATGACGGTGCGGTTCTGA
- a CDS encoding YybH family protein, which yields MSETQRDVTQMEVAREPEDLARLFHERANAGDAEGLVALYEPQAVVAAGDIVATGHDEIRRFYTDLLARKSDFPEPETLPAIRNGDLALTFARLPNGALSVESARRQSDGTWRWAIDQLKLKPVAKG from the coding sequence ATGAGCGAGACGCAGCGGGACGTGACGCAGATGGAGGTGGCACGCGAGCCGGAGGATCTGGCCCGGCTCTTCCACGAGCGGGCCAATGCCGGCGATGCGGAGGGGCTGGTCGCCCTGTACGAGCCGCAGGCCGTGGTGGCCGCGGGCGACATCGTGGCCACCGGCCACGACGAGATCCGCCGCTTCTACACGGATCTGCTCGCGCGCAAGTCGGACTTTCCCGAACCCGAGACCCTGCCGGCGATCCGCAACGGCGACCTCGCGCTGACCTTCGCGCGGCTGCCGAACGGAGCGCTTTCGGTCGAGTCGGCCCGCCGGCAATCGGACGGAACGTGGCGCTGGGCCATCGACCAACTCAAGCTCAAGCCCGTCGCCAAAGGCTGA
- a CDS encoding tlde1 domain-containing protein, which translates to MDIAELVQSRSARPVIRRRRRPPVAALALTALGGLAVAGMLQPQDRAAPAPVETAQVSGETEGAETVQAAPGALAWMLDPTPVLDTASRGFVPRTPQASAFRAPPASEPSAPEPAPTLAALPADQAADAAPAVTPRPAAPTARLALTVPLPVRRPDEFRYEPRMQTARAATPRIATASAARASTEPTRSVFSAAVTDNRNFLEKMFDLPGSAPAPASASDKAMAYAGLDSGAVDSAARRRVVPGPVSEPGVAVYDISAATVTLPSGEVLEAHSGLGVAQDNPDHVHVRMRGATPPGVYDLREREALFHGVRAIRLNPVGGSAAIHGRDGILAHTYMLGPSGASNGCVVFRNYTRFLQAYLSGQVRRLVVVPGTAPGVFAGRRTATPRRSASAD; encoded by the coding sequence ATGGACATCGCTGAGCTCGTCCAGAGCCGCTCCGCCCGGCCCGTCATCCGCCGCCGCCGGCGCCCGCCTGTCGCGGCGCTCGCGTTGACCGCCCTCGGCGGTCTCGCGGTCGCCGGGATGCTGCAACCGCAGGATCGGGCCGCGCCTGCCCCCGTGGAAACCGCGCAGGTCTCGGGCGAGACCGAAGGGGCGGAGACCGTGCAGGCCGCGCCCGGCGCGCTGGCCTGGATGCTCGATCCCACCCCCGTTCTCGACACCGCGTCACGCGGCTTCGTCCCGCGGACCCCGCAGGCTTCCGCCTTCCGGGCGCCGCCCGCCTCGGAGCCTTCCGCGCCGGAGCCGGCCCCGACCCTGGCCGCCCTCCCCGCGGACCAAGCCGCCGACGCCGCGCCCGCAGTCACGCCGCGCCCGGCTGCGCCGACGGCCCGCCTCGCCCTCACGGTGCCACTGCCGGTGCGGCGGCCCGACGAATTCCGCTACGAGCCGCGCATGCAGACCGCCCGGGCGGCGACGCCTCGGATCGCCACGGCATCCGCGGCGCGCGCCTCCACCGAGCCGACCCGCAGCGTGTTCAGCGCCGCCGTTACCGACAACCGCAACTTCCTCGAGAAGATGTTCGATCTGCCGGGCTCGGCGCCCGCGCCTGCCTCTGCCTCGGACAAGGCGATGGCCTATGCCGGGCTCGACAGCGGAGCGGTCGATTCGGCGGCGCGGCGGCGCGTCGTGCCCGGCCCGGTCTCCGAGCCGGGGGTCGCCGTCTACGATATCAGCGCCGCCACCGTAACGCTGCCGAGCGGCGAGGTGCTGGAGGCCCATTCCGGCCTCGGCGTCGCCCAGGACAACCCGGACCACGTCCATGTCCGGATGCGCGGCGCCACCCCGCCCGGCGTCTACGATCTGCGGGAGCGCGAGGCCCTGTTCCACGGGGTGCGGGCGATCCGCCTCAACCCGGTCGGCGGCTCGGCCGCCATCCACGGGCGCGACGGCATCCTCGCCCACACCTACATGCTGGGCCCGAGCGGCGCCTCGAACGGCTGCGTCGTGTTCCGGAACTACACCCGCTTCCTCCAGGCGTATCTCAGCGGGCAGGTCCGGCGTCTGGTCGTGGTGCCCGGCACCGCCCCCGGCGTCTTCGCGGGCCGGCGCACCGCCACGCCGCGCCGCTCGGCCTCCGCGGACTAG
- a CDS encoding OsmC family protein: protein MSGKHSIRIRQIEAYAFRIDFGESFVPLLTDEPEPIGGGTGPSPEQVLIAAVSNCLCASLAFALGKYRQEGGGVSAEAIGRVARNAEGRLRLVGIEVDIALGAPAASMDRLDRVLAQFEQFCTVSESVKAGVPVAVAVRDGQGNRLK, encoded by the coding sequence ATGTCGGGCAAGCACAGCATTCGGATCCGGCAGATCGAGGCTTATGCCTTCCGGATCGATTTCGGCGAGAGCTTCGTTCCACTGCTGACGGACGAGCCGGAACCGATCGGTGGCGGCACCGGCCCCTCACCGGAGCAGGTGCTGATCGCCGCCGTGAGCAACTGCCTTTGCGCGAGCCTCGCCTTCGCGCTGGGCAAGTACCGGCAGGAGGGCGGCGGCGTGAGTGCCGAGGCGATCGGGCGCGTGGCCCGCAACGCGGAAGGCCGCCTGCGCCTCGTCGGGATCGAGGTCGATATCGCGCTCGGCGCGCCCGCCGCGTCGATGGATCGGCTCGACCGGGTGCTCGCTCAGTTCGAGCAGTTCTGCACCGTGTCCGAGAGCGTCAAGGCCGGTGTTCCGGTGGCGGTCGCGGTGCGCGACGGGCAGGGCAACCGCCTGAAATAG
- the ureC gene encoding urease subunit alpha, whose product MVTIPRRDYAALYGPTTGDGVRLADTSLVAVVEHDHAVYGDECLHGGGKTLRDGIGMAPGITAAQGALDFLLCNVLVIDPVLGIVKGDLGIKDGRIVGLGKAGNPAIMDGVDPRLIVSAGTTVRDCEGLIATPGAIDVHVHFDSAGLPEHAIASGITTLLGGSLGPITVGIDSGGPFNTGKMLQAAEAWPVNFGFLGRGNTHKPAALKEQLETGVLGLKIHEDWGAMPAAIDACLGFADEYDFQVQLHTDTLNESGFVEDTLAAIGGRTIHMYHTEGAGGGHAPDIIRVAGLPHCLPSSTNPTNPYTVNTFDEHLDMTMVCHHLNPALPEDVAFAESRIRAQTIAAEDVLHDIGAISMLGSDSQGMGRIHEVICRTWQLASKMKDQRGILPEERPGFGDNARIKRYIAKYTINAARTFGIDAHIGSLEPGKMADIVIWRPAFFGIKPELVIKGGFIAWGAMGDSAASLMTCEPMLMRPQWGAFGLAKQGLSACFVHPLAIEGGLRESLGLRKSLLPARGTRRLTKADMLWNDTCPNIRVDPQTFEVFVDGELATCEPATVLPLTQRYMLR is encoded by the coding sequence ATGGTGACGATCCCAAGGCGCGACTACGCCGCCCTCTACGGCCCCACCACCGGCGACGGCGTGCGGCTCGCCGATACCTCCCTCGTGGCCGTCGTCGAGCACGACCATGCGGTCTATGGCGACGAGTGCCTGCACGGCGGCGGCAAGACGCTGCGCGACGGAATCGGCATGGCGCCGGGCATCACGGCGGCGCAGGGCGCCCTCGATTTCCTGCTCTGCAACGTCCTCGTGATCGATCCGGTGCTGGGCATCGTGAAGGGCGATCTCGGCATCAAGGACGGGCGCATCGTGGGCTTAGGCAAGGCCGGCAACCCGGCGATCATGGACGGCGTCGATCCGCGCCTGATCGTGTCGGCCGGCACCACGGTGCGCGACTGCGAGGGGCTGATCGCGACGCCCGGCGCCATCGACGTCCACGTCCATTTCGATTCCGCGGGCCTGCCCGAGCACGCCATCGCCTCGGGCATCACCACGCTGCTCGGCGGCTCGCTCGGGCCGATCACGGTGGGCATCGATTCCGGTGGGCCGTTCAACACCGGTAAGATGCTCCAGGCGGCGGAAGCCTGGCCGGTCAATTTCGGGTTTCTGGGCCGGGGCAACACCCACAAGCCGGCGGCCTTGAAGGAACAGCTCGAGACCGGCGTGCTCGGCCTGAAGATCCACGAGGATTGGGGGGCGATGCCGGCGGCGATCGATGCCTGCCTCGGCTTTGCCGACGAGTACGACTTCCAAGTCCAGCTCCACACCGACACGCTCAACGAATCCGGCTTCGTGGAAGACACGCTGGCGGCGATCGGCGGACGCACCATCCACATGTACCACACGGAGGGTGCGGGCGGCGGGCACGCGCCGGACATCATCCGCGTGGCGGGGCTGCCCCACTGCCTGCCCTCCTCGACGAACCCGACCAATCCCTACACGGTCAACACGTTCGACGAGCACCTCGACATGACGATGGTGTGCCATCATCTCAACCCGGCGCTGCCCGAGGATGTGGCCTTCGCCGAGAGCCGCATCCGCGCACAGACCATCGCGGCCGAGGACGTGCTGCACGATATCGGCGCGATCTCGATGCTCGGCTCCGACAGCCAGGGCATGGGCCGCATCCACGAGGTGATCTGCCGGACATGGCAACTCGCCTCCAAGATGAAGGACCAGCGCGGAATCCTTCCAGAGGAGCGGCCGGGCTTCGGCGACAACGCCCGGATCAAGCGCTACATCGCGAAATACACCATCAATGCCGCGCGCACCTTCGGCATCGACGCACATATCGGCTCGCTGGAGCCCGGCAAGATGGCCGACATCGTGATCTGGCGCCCGGCCTTCTTCGGCATCAAGCCGGAACTCGTGATCAAGGGCGGCTTCATCGCCTGGGGCGCCATGGGCGATTCCGCGGCCTCGCTGATGACCTGCGAGCCGATGCTGATGCGCCCGCAATGGGGCGCCTTCGGGCTCGCCAAGCAGGGCCTGTCCGCCTGCTTCGTCCACCCGCTCGCCATCGAAGGCGGCCTTCGCGAGAGCCTGGGCCTGCGAAAGAGCCTGCTGCCGGCCCGCGGCACCCGCCGGCTCACCAAGGCCGACATGCTGTGGAACGACACCTGCCCGAACATCCGGGTCGATCCGCAGACCTTCGAGGTCTTCGTCGATGGGGAACTCGCCACCTGCGAGCCCGCGACCGTCCTGCCGCTCACCCAACGCTACATGCTGCGATGA
- the ureG gene encoding urease accessory protein UreG, which translates to MTVSALPSPTLSEPVTAARIGIGGPVGSGKTALIEQLIPALQARGVDLAVVTNDLVTKEDAERLRRSGLIDPARVEAVEAGACPHTVIREDPTLNIAAGDDLEAKFPGLQLLIFESGGDNLASTFSLDLVDWWIFVIDVAGGDDIPRKRGPGVLRCDLLVINKTDLAPHVGVDLPGMLAEAARVRGDKPVAATNARSGEGVEAVADAICRAVLFAS; encoded by the coding sequence ATGACCGTGTCCGCTCTCCCCTCCCCCACCCTCTCCGAGCCCGTCACCGCCGCTCGCATCGGCATCGGCGGGCCGGTCGGCTCCGGCAAGACCGCGCTGATCGAGCAGCTGATCCCGGCGCTCCAGGCCCGCGGCGTCGATCTCGCCGTCGTCACCAACGACCTCGTCACCAAGGAGGATGCCGAGCGCCTGCGCCGCTCCGGGCTGATCGATCCGGCTCGGGTCGAGGCGGTGGAGGCCGGCGCCTGCCCCCACACCGTCATCCGCGAGGATCCGACGCTCAACATCGCCGCGGGCGACGATCTCGAGGCGAAGTTTCCGGGGCTCCAGCTCCTGATCTTCGAATCGGGGGGCGACAACCTCGCCTCGACCTTCTCCCTCGATCTGGTCGATTGGTGGATCTTCGTGATCGACGTGGCGGGCGGCGACGACATTCCGCGAAAGCGCGGCCCCGGCGTGCTGCGCTGCGACCTCCTCGTCATCAACAAGACCGATCTCGCGCCCCATGTCGGCGTCGATCTGCCCGGCATGCTGGCCGAGGCCGCACGGGTGCGGGGCGACAAGCCTGTTGCCGCCACCAACGCCCGTTCCGGCGAGGGTGTGGAGGCGGTGGCCGACGCGATCTGCCGCGCCGTGCTGTTCGCGTCCTGA
- a CDS encoding urease accessory protein UreD: MALSLDDLPKKPAPAEAASAPVGRRVQASLVFARGGGTTVLSRQVVPYPFHITRAFRMHPESPDLATLYLQSASGGLYAADHLTLAIEARPGARAHVTTQAGTVVHRGGPEPSRQETRLTIAPDAFLALNPDPLILFPEAHLAVSTEITADPGARAIVTESVACHDPAGEGRPFDRLDLGLTIRTPEGRTLVRERSRIDGLAFTAPDSPMGLHRAYGTMVVLGAPDDARLAGLRLRQAADAVGCLTGVSPLPNGAGLGLRLLAPDGGALSAGMDAVFRIVFEVLSGCVPGRRRK; the protein is encoded by the coding sequence ATGGCCCTGTCGCTGGACGATCTTCCCAAAAAACCCGCCCCGGCCGAGGCGGCCTCCGCACCGGTCGGGCGCCGCGTGCAAGCCTCCCTCGTCTTCGCTCGCGGCGGGGGCACCACCGTGCTGTCGCGGCAGGTCGTGCCCTACCCGTTCCACATCACCCGCGCCTTCCGGATGCATCCGGAGAGCCCCGACCTCGCGACGCTCTACCTGCAATCGGCCTCGGGCGGCCTCTACGCCGCCGACCACCTCACCCTGGCGATCGAGGCAAGACCCGGCGCGCGGGCGCATGTCACGACCCAGGCCGGCACGGTCGTGCATCGCGGCGGGCCCGAACCCTCGCGCCAGGAGACGCGGCTCACCATCGCCCCGGATGCCTTCCTCGCGCTCAATCCCGATCCGCTCATCCTGTTTCCGGAAGCGCATCTCGCCGTCTCCACCGAGATCACCGCCGACCCCGGCGCCCGCGCCATCGTCACCGAGAGCGTCGCCTGTCACGACCCCGCGGGCGAGGGCCGGCCGTTCGACCGGCTCGACCTCGGGCTGACGATCCGTACCCCTGAGGGACGCACCCTGGTGCGGGAGCGCAGCCGCATCGACGGGCTGGCGTTCACGGCACCGGACTCGCCGATGGGACTTCACCGCGCTTACGGCACGATGGTCGTCCTCGGTGCCCCCGACGACGCGCGCCTGGCCGGCCTCCGCCTGAGGCAGGCGGCCGACGCAGTCGGCTGTCTGACCGGCGTGAGCCCGCTGCCCAACGGCGCGGGCCTCGGCCTGCGCCTGCTCGCGCCGGACGGCGGTGCGCTGTCGGCGGGCATGGATGCGGTGTTCCGGATCGTGTTCGAGGTCTTGAGCGGATGCGTGCCCGGCCGGCGCCGGAAGTAG
- a CDS encoding PAS domain-containing protein — protein sequence MAQSQTFDTSGLVAAIGDAVVISDADGRIVIWNPAAERIFGFSEAEALGQSLDLITPERHRRRHWDGYAKTMRTGETRYGTSLLKVPALHKDGRALSIAFTVALLHGAAGEVTGIAAVIRDETERFQEERSLRRRVAELEEALGTLVCA from the coding sequence ATGGCCCAATCGCAGACCTTCGACACGTCCGGGCTCGTCGCGGCAATCGGCGACGCGGTGGTGATCTCCGACGCGGACGGGCGGATCGTCATCTGGAATCCGGCCGCGGAGCGGATCTTCGGCTTCTCGGAAGCCGAGGCGCTCGGGCAGAGCCTCGACCTCATCACCCCGGAGCGTCACCGCCGACGCCACTGGGACGGTTACGCCAAGACGATGCGCACGGGCGAGACCCGCTACGGCACGTCGCTGCTCAAGGTGCCGGCCCTGCACAAGGACGGGCGGGCCCTGTCCATCGCCTTCACCGTCGCGCTGTTGCACGGCGCGGCGGGCGAGGTCACCGGCATCGCCGCGGTCATCCGCGACGAGACCGAGCGCTTTCAGGAAGAGCGCTCCCTGCGCCGCCGCGTGGCGGAGCTGGAAGAGGCTTTGGGCACCCTCGTCTGCGCCTGA
- a CDS encoding DUF1624 domain-containing protein, translated as MPARQEAAAPEAAAPEAVVPRRRIGAIDALRGLVMLLMLVDHVREFFYLHAQVSDPVNLAATPPGLFLTRAASHLCAPVFLLLTGLSASLYGQKHGSRAETSAFLVKRGLFLIVLEVTLVNLAWTRTLLPPILYLQVIWAIGLSMLALAALLWLPRPALIGVALAIMLGHNALDGIVLAPDQPGYALWAVLHQRGMIPLPWGAARTSYPVLPWIGVITAGYALGPLYAPGSDPAIRRRCLAALGLASLAAFLVLRGLNGYGDPHSWQPGKDWGADALSFINLTKYPPSADFLLATLGLGLLLLALFERLPEPRLRWLTVFGGAPLFFYLLHLWALRGIHDGLAALGLAGSSGRVEAGAPWQIWLITAALALALYPACRWMVRLKRHSRWRGLSYL; from the coding sequence ATGCCGGCTCGGCAGGAGGCCGCGGCACCGGAGGCCGCGGCACCGGAGGCTGTGGTTCCGCGCCGCCGGATCGGCGCCATCGATGCCCTGCGCGGGCTCGTGATGCTGCTGATGCTGGTCGATCACGTGCGCGAGTTCTTCTACCTGCACGCCCAAGTGAGCGACCCGGTGAACCTCGCGGCCACGCCGCCGGGCCTGTTCCTGACGCGGGCCGCCTCGCATCTCTGCGCGCCGGTCTTCCTGCTGCTGACGGGGCTTTCGGCGAGCCTCTACGGGCAAAAGCACGGCAGCCGCGCCGAGACCTCCGCCTTCCTCGTCAAGCGCGGGCTGTTCCTGATCGTCCTCGAAGTGACGCTCGTGAACCTCGCCTGGACCCGTACCCTGCTGCCGCCGATCCTTTACCTGCAGGTGATCTGGGCGATCGGGCTCAGCATGCTGGCGCTCGCCGCCCTGCTCTGGCTGCCGCGCCCGGCACTGATCGGCGTGGCTCTGGCGATCATGCTCGGGCACAACGCGCTCGACGGAATCGTGCTCGCGCCCGATCAGCCGGGCTACGCGCTGTGGGCGGTGCTGCACCAACGCGGGATGATCCCGCTGCCCTGGGGCGCGGCGCGCACCTCCTACCCGGTGCTACCCTGGATCGGCGTCATCACCGCGGGCTACGCGCTGGGGCCGCTCTACGCGCCCGGTTCCGATCCGGCCATCCGCCGCCGATGCCTCGCCGCCCTCGGGCTCGCGAGCCTCGCCGCTTTTCTCGTCCTGCGCGGTCTCAACGGTTACGGTGATCCACATTCCTGGCAGCCGGGCAAGGATTGGGGCGCGGATGCCCTGTCCTTCATCAACCTCACCAAATATCCACCCTCGGCCGACTTCCTGCTCGCGACCCTCGGCCTCGGCCTGCTGCTGCTCGCGCTGTTCGAGCGCCTGCCGGAACCGCGTCTACGCTGGCTGACCGTCTTTGGCGGGGCGCCCCTGTTCTTCTACCTGCTGCACTTGTGGGCCCTTCGCGGGATCCACGACGGCCTCGCCGCCCTCGGGCTTGCCGGGTCCTCGGGCCGGGTCGAGGCCGGCGCGCCCTGGCAGATCTGGCTGATCACGGCGGCGCTCGCGCTGGCTCTCTACCCGGCCTGCCGCTGGATGGTGCGGCTGAAGCGGCACAGCCGGTGGCGGGGTTTGAGTTACCTCTGA